The stretch of DNA ACCTCACACTACGGTCAGCCATCTCCGCACACTCATGCTGGATCTCCAGCCCCGTGAAATGCTCCCCATCCGTACGATCAGAAAGCAAGATCGGAATGATCCCCGTACCGGTCCCCATATCCAGAGCAACCTCACCCCTCTTCACCCGGGCAAAGCCAGACAACAGAACCGCATCCATCCCAAAGCAAAACTTCTTCGGATCCTGGATCACAAACAACCCATTCTGAAGATCATCCACACGCTCACCGCAATAAACCAGATCACTTCTCATTCGGCTTCGAATCTCCCTTTTTAACCTCTTTCTCCTCGTGGTCAGCAGAACCGGCACCACCCTTACCCTTTTTTCTCTTAGGGCGGAACCTCAGATCACGGACCGGAAACTCCTGAATCTCCTTCTCGTCATTCACCTCAACCACGATCTTAACCATCTGCCGGAGAACATTCACACTCTGGACCGTACCCGAAACACCCTGCGGCGTCGTCACAATATCACCGATACCCGGAAGATTCCGGTTCAGCTCCTCATAAGTCTCCTGCTCATTCTTCAGACAGCACATCAGACGACCACAGACACCGGAAATCTTCGTCTGGTTCAGAGAAAGATTCTGCTCCTTCGCCATCTTAATGGAAACCGGCGCAAACTCCGAAAGATACGTATGACAGCAAAGCGTCCTTCCACAGATACCAATACCGCCAAGGATCTTCGTCTCATCACGGACACCGATCTGACGAAGCTCGATCCTGGTCTTAAACACAGACGCCAGATCCTTAACCAGCTGTCTGAAATCAATACGGCCATCCGCTGTAAAATAAAACAGCACCTTGTTATTATCAAAGGTATACTCCGCATCGATCAGCTTCATCTCAAGCCCATGCTCACGGATCTTCTTCTTGCAGATCTTAAAAGCCTCTTTCTCCTTCCGGCGGTTCTCAGCCTCATGGTCCTCGTCCTCCTTCGTTGCAACACGGAGAACCTCCTTCAGCGGATGGACCACCTCGTCCTCCTTCACGCTGCGCGGCTCCAGGACAACACGGCCATACTCCACACCACGG from Blautia sp. SC05B48 encodes:
- a CDS encoding PSP1 domain-containing protein, encoding MEKVVGVRFRNVGKIYYFNPKNYKVKVGDHVIVETARGVEYGRVVLEPRSVKEDEVVHPLKEVLRVATKEDEDHEAENRRKEKEAFKICKKKIREHGLEMKLIDAEYTFDNNKVLFYFTADGRIDFRQLVKDLASVFKTRIELRQIGVRDETKILGGIGICGRTLCCHTYLSEFAPVSIKMAKEQNLSLNQTKISGVCGRLMCCLKNEQETYEELNRNLPGIGDIVTTPQGVSGTVQSVNVLRQMVKIVVEVNDEKEIQEFPVRDLRFRPKRKKGKGGAGSADHEEKEVKKGDSKPNEK